From the genome of Deinococcus sp. AJ005, one region includes:
- a CDS encoding LEA type 2 family protein yields the protein MRLLLPAALAACGLAACAPVPQALQVPTIEVQSVRLTRLSLPGGLGGAPVADVKLKLRVTNPNAVPLKMSNIEAKLVIDGAQVGQAEFPRVNVPARGSADQDADVSLPVTLSTAASFLKVARGQQVTYRLDGTFTADFGPLGPKNFGPFTLSQGQWKQNPIIPF from the coding sequence ATGCGTCTTCTTCTTCCCGCCGCCCTCGCCGCCTGTGGTCTGGCTGCCTGCGCGCCCGTGCCTCAGGCTTTGCAGGTTCCCACCATTGAGGTCCAGAGCGTCCGCCTGACCCGCCTATCGCTCCCCGGTGGGCTGGGCGGCGCGCCCGTGGCGGACGTGAAGCTGAAACTGCGCGTGACCAATCCCAACGCCGTGCCACTGAAGATGAGCAACATTGAGGCCAAGCTGGTGATTGACGGCGCACAGGTGGGTCAGGCGGAATTTCCGCGCGTGAACGTCCCGGCGCGCGGCTCGGCAGATCAGGACGCCGACGTGAGCCTGCCCGTCACCCTATCCACCGCTGCCTCATTCCTGAAGGTGGCACGCGGGCAACAGGTCACGTACCGTCTGGACGGCACTTTTACCGCCGATTTTGGCCCGCTGGGTCCGAAGAATTTTGGCCCTTTTACGCTAAGCCAGGGGCAGTGGAAGCAGAATCCGATCATTCCGTTTTGA
- a CDS encoding amidase, whose product MSTPPEFPDPQRAWAYRPAEALAGAPGGPLSGLSFSVKDLYGVPGWPLTASTRAPVTDPGESVLVRRLLGLGASAVGKTHLHEIALGITGMNGYGSTTHPQDSARIPGGSSSGAAVSVALDQADFALGTDTGGSIRVPAAWCGVAGYKPTKGHPDWSTEGVLPLSWTCDHTGPLARDLATIARVQEALTGQQIEAQDWNGVRVGLWLPEGWTDRTVREATLAFATDLERRGATVTPVHLPEMLDAYSPIVLSEAATIHAEALKLDDPGFQPFTLAALRQGAALSDEEVQNAFDRRADYAWLLNGLFTAFDVLLAPAVPTPPPLIGQDEVEVEAGTLPLRRVVLRLTAPFSMLGVPTISLPTTTPYVGVQLVGRHGEDDRLLGLGLAWEVGA is encoded by the coding sequence ATGTCCACCCCTCCAGAGTTCCCCGATCCCCAACGCGCCTGGGCCTACCGTCCCGCCGAAGCCCTGGCGGGCGCACCGGGCGGGCCGCTGTCTGGCCTGAGCTTCAGCGTCAAGGACCTGTACGGCGTTCCCGGCTGGCCGCTGACTGCCAGCACCCGCGCGCCCGTCACTGATCCCGGCGAGAGCGTGCTGGTGCGCCGCCTACTGGGGCTGGGAGCGTCTGCTGTAGGCAAGACCCACCTGCACGAGATCGCGCTGGGCATCACGGGCATGAACGGTTACGGCAGCACTACTCACCCGCAGGACTCGGCGAGGATTCCCGGCGGCAGTAGCAGCGGCGCAGCGGTCAGTGTGGCGCTGGATCAGGCCGATTTTGCGCTGGGAACGGATACAGGGGGCAGCATTCGCGTTCCAGCGGCGTGGTGCGGCGTGGCGGGCTACAAGCCGACGAAGGGCCACCCGGACTGGAGTACGGAAGGTGTTCTGCCGCTGTCGTGGACCTGTGACCACACCGGGCCACTGGCGCGTGATCTGGCAACCATTGCGCGGGTGCAGGAGGCGCTGACCGGGCAGCAGATAGAGGCCCAGGACTGGAACGGCGTGCGCGTGGGCCTGTGGCTGCCAGAAGGCTGGACGGACCGCACAGTGCGCGAGGCGACGCTGGCCTTCGCCACCGATCTGGAACGGCGCGGCGCAACCGTCACGCCCGTCCACCTGCCCGAGATGCTGGACGCCTACTCGCCCATCGTCCTCAGTGAGGCAGCCACCATCCACGCCGAGGCGCTGAAACTGGATGACCCCGGTTTCCAGCCCTTCACGCTCGCCGCCTTGCGCCAGGGGGCTGCGCTGAGTGATGAGGAGGTCCAGAACGCCTTTGACCGCCGCGCCGATTACGCGTGGCTGCTGAACGGGCTGTTCACCGCCTTTGACGTGCTGCTGGCCCCTGCCGTTCCCACTCCACCCCCCCTGATCGGGCAGGATGAGGTGGAGGTTGAAGCTGGAACGCTGCCCCTGCGCCGCGTCGTCCTGCGCCTGACCGCGCCGTTCAGCATGCTGGGAGTGCCCACCATCTCGCTGCCCACGACTACACCGTATGTTGGCGTGCAACTCGTCGGACGGCACGGAGAGGATGACCGTCTGCTGGGTCTGGGACTGGCCTGGGAGGTTGGAGCTTGA
- a CDS encoding DUF1572 family protein translates to MDVAALYLSDVRGRMRGVKALGDRALAQIGNDEWHTPLAPDGNSAAVLVQHLAGNMHSRWGGLRGGYNAGIEGESAVRNRDAEFEEGTQDGAALIDRWEDGWQVFLDVLDHLNPEDLTRPLTIRGEVHTVLEAVQRQVAHYSGHVYQLILLVKTLRGPAWQTLSIARGQSAAYNAAMLTGPDST, encoded by the coding sequence ATGGACGTGGCTGCGCTGTACCTCTCGGACGTGCGCGGGCGGATGCGCGGTGTCAAGGCACTGGGGGACAGGGCGCTGGCCCAGATCGGAAACGACGAGTGGCACACGCCGCTGGCCCCGGACGGCAACTCCGCCGCCGTACTGGTGCAGCATCTGGCGGGCAACATGCACTCGCGCTGGGGAGGCTTGCGCGGTGGCTACAACGCAGGAATCGAGGGCGAGAGTGCGGTCCGCAACCGTGACGCGGAATTTGAGGAGGGCACGCAGGATGGGGCTGCCCTGATAGACCGCTGGGAGGACGGCTGGCAGGTCTTTCTGGACGTGCTGGACCACCTTAACCCCGAAGACCTGACCCGTCCGCTGACCATCCGGGGCGAGGTCCATACCGTGCTGGAAGCTGTTCAGCGGCAGGTGGCACATTACAGCGGGCATGTCTATCAGCTTATTTTGCTGGTCAAGACCCTGCGCGGCCCGGCGTGGCAGACCCTGAGCATCGCGCGCGGGCAGTCGGCGGCGTACAACGCGGCCATGCTGACTGGGCCAGACTCTACTTGA